A genomic window from Pyxidicoccus trucidator includes:
- a CDS encoding glutathione S-transferase family protein has protein sequence MIDLYTFATPNGRKVSIALEELELPYTVKVVDITKGDQFKPEYLAINPNNKIPAIVDHEPVDRRPLTIFESGAILLYLAEKTGKLLPSSPRGKAEVTQWLMFQMGGIGPMFGQLGYFTRFSKAYVPHAIERYTNESKRILGVLDAQLGKGEYVAGKFSIADCAIYPWLAGTREYSPGLFAGLNHVPEYLHRVGSRPAVQRGMKVPDLKR, from the coding sequence CCTGGAAGAGCTGGAGCTGCCCTACACCGTCAAGGTGGTGGACATCACCAAGGGCGACCAGTTCAAGCCCGAGTACCTGGCCATCAACCCCAACAACAAGATTCCGGCCATCGTCGACCACGAGCCGGTGGACCGCCGGCCGCTGACCATCTTCGAGTCGGGCGCCATCCTGCTCTACCTCGCGGAGAAGACGGGCAAGCTGCTGCCCTCCAGCCCGCGCGGCAAGGCCGAGGTGACGCAGTGGCTGATGTTCCAGATGGGCGGCATTGGCCCCATGTTCGGGCAGCTCGGCTACTTCACCCGCTTCAGCAAGGCGTACGTCCCCCACGCCATCGAGCGCTACACCAACGAGTCCAAGCGCATCCTCGGCGTGCTGGACGCGCAGCTCGGCAAGGGTGAGTACGTGGCGGGGAAGTTCTCCATCGCCGACTGTGCCATCTACCCGTGGCTGGCCGGCACCCGCGAGTACAGCCCGGGCCTCTTCGCCGGCCTGAACCACGTGCCCGAGTACCTGCACCGCGTGGGCAGCCGTCCCGCCGTGCAGCGCGGCATGAAGGTGCCGGACCTGAAGCGCTGA
- a CDS encoding inorganic diphosphatase: protein MTTDLTRIPLRGQNGAFHVVVESPRGSTVKLKYDAALKAFSISRPLTRGLRYPFDWGFIPSTKGPDGDPLDAMVYWDDTTWPGVVLPCRALGVLQVDQKKRTGKPGDRERNDRILAVPVSSYRAEHLQSVQQLSKRERDELEHFFLAAVHFEDKDARILGWEGPEGAERMLRQYPLTEG from the coding sequence ATGACGACGGACCTCACTCGCATACCCCTGCGCGGGCAGAATGGCGCCTTCCACGTCGTCGTCGAGTCGCCCCGCGGCTCGACGGTGAAGCTGAAGTACGACGCGGCGCTGAAGGCCTTCTCCATCTCCCGGCCGCTGACACGCGGGCTGCGCTACCCGTTCGACTGGGGCTTCATCCCCTCCACGAAGGGGCCGGACGGGGACCCGCTGGACGCCATGGTGTACTGGGACGACACCACCTGGCCCGGCGTGGTGCTGCCCTGCCGCGCGCTCGGCGTGCTCCAGGTGGACCAGAAGAAGCGCACGGGCAAGCCGGGAGACCGCGAGCGCAATGACCGCATCCTCGCCGTCCCTGTCTCCTCCTACCGCGCCGAGCATCTGCAGAGCGTCCAGCAACTGTCCAAGCGTGAGCGGGACGAGCTGGAGCACTTCTTCCTCGCCGCCGTGCACTTCGAGGACAAGGACGCGCGCATCCTCGGCTGGGAGGGCCCCGAGGGCGCGGAGCGGATGCTGCGCCAGTACCCCCTCACGGAGGGCTGA
- a CDS encoding CHAD domain-containing protein has translation MAQPTPIRGLGPDTRLGHAARRILAGRLADVRKPEASLQDGVDDESVHDMRVAIRRLRAALQVFRPIGGLGKKLEQQLKRIQDALGDVRDLHVQAAWLEGAAGKVEKAKPGTRAGITALRDARLAHLDAREGRLHAELERWVKRTVPRLLKRMDTLEDEHRFGGRRVRAQLRKRLSRVARRMDTYMDAADAESAHALRKDVKKLRYELEIFQPAFRRTMDALLEVLVPLQDGLGELHDADVRLELFEQLAAESAPRERKAARALLTLVRDERTKRAAEIARELQRWNAEEIPRRLRRLLA, from the coding sequence GTGGCTCAACCTACCCCCATCCGGGGCCTGGGCCCCGACACGCGCCTGGGACATGCCGCCCGGCGCATCCTCGCGGGCCGGCTCGCGGACGTGCGCAAGCCGGAGGCGAGCTTGCAGGACGGCGTCGACGACGAGTCCGTCCACGACATGCGCGTGGCCATCCGCCGCCTGCGCGCGGCCCTCCAGGTGTTCCGTCCCATCGGCGGGCTGGGGAAGAAGCTGGAGCAGCAGCTGAAGCGCATCCAGGACGCGCTGGGCGACGTGAGAGACCTGCACGTGCAGGCGGCGTGGCTGGAGGGCGCGGCCGGCAAGGTGGAGAAGGCGAAGCCCGGCACGCGCGCCGGCATCACCGCGCTGCGCGACGCGCGGCTGGCCCACCTGGACGCCCGGGAGGGTCGGCTGCATGCGGAGCTGGAGCGCTGGGTGAAGCGCACCGTGCCCCGGCTGCTGAAGCGCATGGACACGCTGGAGGACGAGCACCGCTTCGGCGGCCGACGTGTCCGTGCCCAGCTGCGAAAGCGCCTGAGCCGCGTCGCCAGGCGGATGGACACGTACATGGACGCGGCGGACGCGGAGTCCGCCCATGCGCTGCGCAAGGACGTGAAGAAGCTGCGCTACGAGCTCGAAATCTTCCAGCCCGCCTTCCGCCGCACCATGGACGCGCTGCTGGAGGTGCTCGTGCCGCTGCAGGACGGGCTGGGCGAGCTGCACGACGCGGACGTGCGGCTGGAGCTCTTCGAGCAACTGGCCGCGGAGAGCGCCCCCCGCGAGCGCAAGGCCGCGCGGGCCCTGCTCACCCTCGTCCGGGACGAGCGCACGAAGCGGGCGGCGGAGATTGCCCGCGAGCTCCAGCGCTGGAACGCCGAGGAGATTCCCCGGCGCCTGCGCCGGCTGCTCGCGTGA